The sequence CTGGCGGTGGGCAACAAGGTGAGAAACGAGCGCGACCGGCAGTTTCTGCGCGAGCAACTAGCCGATATCCCCGTGCTCGGCTTCATTCCCTTCATGGAGGACATCATTGAGGCCGATCTCACCGGCAGCGCCGCCTACCTCACCGTGCCCACACTCGCCGAGGCGGTTCGCGCCATAGTCCAGCAACTGGAGGAGTAGTTGGGGAGCTTGTTCGTGGTGGGCACGCCCATCGGCAACCTGGGCGACGTCACCCTACGAGCCCTGGACACGCTCCGACAAGTCTCTCTCATCGCCGCCGAGGACACGCGCACTACCCGTAAGCTGCTTAGCCACTACGACATACACACCCCCCTGATCTCGTACTACGAGCACAATCGCCTACAGCGGCTAGATCAGATACTGGGCGCTCTGGCAGAGGGTGACGTGGCCCTTGTCAGCGAGAGCGGCACCCCGAGCATCTCCGACCCTGGATACCACCTCGTCCGGGCCGCCATCGAGGCTGGCTTCCGGGTGACGCCAGTCCCCGGCCCCAGTGCCGCCATCGCTGCCCTGGCCGCCTCCGGCCTGCCTACCGACTCCTTCACCTTCGCTGGCTTCCCTCCCCGTCAACGCAACCGCCGCCGGGAGCGCCTGGAGAGACTGGCCTGGTTGGAGCACACCCTCGTCCTATACGAGGCGCCCCATCGGCTGGAGGAAAGCCTCGCCGACTTGCTTGATCTGCTGGGCGACCGCCGCGTCTGTGTGGCTCGGGAGCTGACCAAGGTGCATGAGGAGTTCTGGCGTGGTACGCTGGAGGAGGCCACCGAGCGATTTCGCGGCCAGCAACGGGGCGAGTTCACCATCGTAATCGAGGGCCGCAGCGAGGAGACCTGGAGCCGCGAAGCGGTCGTGAAGGCACTGATCTCGCTGCGTGAGCAGGGATTGGGCCCGGCCGAGGCGGCTCGAGAAGTGGCCGCGAAAGCCGGCTGGCCTCGAGGCGAGGTGTACCGCTTGGGTGTAGCCGTACACCGACATGAGAGCGGCGCAGATGCGGTCACCCCAGCATCGGAGGAGTCAGATGGAGCTTGACAGCCTGGATCTGAGTCGAGTTGACCCCGGGGGCATGTACCTGCGCGTTAGCGAGCTGCCCGATCAGATCCTCGAAGCGTGGAACCTGGTGCAATACCTGGACCTGCCGGAGAGTTACCGCGATGTCAGCAATGCAGTCGTGCTCGGCATGGGCGGCTCTGCCATCGGTGCCGATCTCGTGCGCACGCTGGTCGAGGACAGCGCCAAGGTGCCCATGCAGGTGGTGCGCGACTATCGCATACCGGCCTACGTCAGCGATTCCAGCCTGGTGATCGCTTCATCGTACTCGGGCAACACCGAGGAGACCCTCTCGGCCCTGGACGAGGCCATCGCCGTTGGGGCTAAGTGCGTAGCTGTGGGTACGGGGGGCAAGCTGGAGCAGAGAGCCGAGGACGCCGGCGTCCCCTTCGTGGCCTTCGAGTATCAATCGGCTCCCAGAGCAGCCATAGGCTACTCCTTCATGCTCATCGCCGGGGTGTTGCGGGCAGCGGCGCTGATAGACATGCACGAACCTGACTTCAAGAGGGCTGCGGAGGTGATGCGGTCCCTGCAGCGTGAGATCGCCCCCGAAGTGCCCACTGAGAGCAACGCTGCCAAGCAGCTGGCCCAGAAGCTGCATCAGCGGGTGCCAGCGGTATATGGCGCCGGCATTCTCAGCGAGGTGGCTCGACGGTGGAAGGG comes from Anaerolineae bacterium and encodes:
- the rsmI gene encoding 16S rRNA (cytidine(1402)-2'-O)-methyltransferase; this translates as MGSLFVVGTPIGNLGDVTLRALDTLRQVSLIAAEDTRTTRKLLSHYDIHTPLISYYEHNRLQRLDQILGALAEGDVALVSESGTPSISDPGYHLVRAAIEAGFRVTPVPGPSAAIAALAASGLPTDSFTFAGFPPRQRNRRRERLERLAWLEHTLVLYEAPHRLEESLADLLDLLGDRRVCVARELTKVHEEFWRGTLEEATERFRGQQRGEFTIVIEGRSEETWSREAVVKALISLREQGLGPAEAAREVAAKAGWPRGEVYRLGVAVHRHESGADAVTPASEESDGA
- a CDS encoding bifunctional phosphoglucose/phosphomannose isomerase, which translates into the protein MELDSLDLSRVDPGGMYLRVSELPDQILEAWNLVQYLDLPESYRDVSNAVVLGMGGSAIGADLVRTLVEDSAKVPMQVVRDYRIPAYVSDSSLVIASSYSGNTEETLSALDEAIAVGAKCVAVGTGGKLEQRAEDAGVPFVAFEYQSAPRAAIGYSFMLIAGVLRAAALIDMHEPDFKRAAEVMRSLQREIAPEVPTESNAAKQLAQKLHQRVPAVYGAGILSEVARRWKGQFNENSKAWAFFEVMPELNHNAVLGYANPLHAQENLAVVMLRSDLDHPRVKVRYDVTARLLQERGVPCHSVWARGETAVEHMLSTIHFGDYVSIYLAYLYGSDPTPVDAIAYLKEQLAQA